AGAAGACAGTGACACCATTAATAGACGCGTTGAGTCATATATTAGCAGTCGCACGCCTGAGCCCGCCGCATCGAAAGCCATTGATTTGTATTATCAATACCTAGCCTATCTACAACAGTTATCAACCATTGATGGTAAATATGGTAATCAGTCTAAACAGGCTAACGAGATGAATGTGCAGCGCATAAAACAACAACAGCGTGAGGTTCAGGCTTTAAGAAGTAAGCTGTTTTCAAAGCAAGCAAACAAGGCCTTTTTCGATGAAGATGATGCCTTGGTTGATTACAATGCGGCGATGTTAAGTATTGCTCAGGATAAGTCGCTCACTCAGGCGCAAAAGCAGCAGGCGCGTGATAAGTATATCAATCAATTACCTGAGTCTGCGATTAAGCAACACGCCAAGCAGCAAGCCAATATCGAGCAGTTATTGACGCGTACCCAACAGTTACAACAGCAAGGCGCCAGTCAAGATCAATTATTCGCGATGCGCTCGCAGATGGTAGGGAAAGAGGCGGCTCAGCGTTTAGCACAGCTTGATGCCGAGACAGCAGACTTTGATCAAAGGTTTGAGCAATATCAGGCCGTTAAGAATAAAATACTAACCGCGACAAAAGATGAGCAAAGCCAACAACGACAAATAGATCAGCTACAAAATAAGCTGTTTAGCAAAACGGAGCAAAAACGCTTAACCGGCTACGCGCTATTTAAACAACAACAACAGTAGTAGGGCGTTTGTGGTCATCGATTGCTGATTGGTTGTAGTTTTTAATCTGTCACCTATTATCTGACTAAGGTTAATTATCAAATAGCAGTTCTTTTTTATAGTTTTATAGTCCAGATTTGAGATAGAGTCTGGGCTGTAGGGTATAAAAATGTCAGATAACGACCGATAAAATCTACTTCACAAACTTCCAATAAAACAAAATAATTAAAATACAGCACACCAATAAAATAATTAGTAAGCGTTTCATCCAATAGGGAATCATTGGTTTTTGATAACCCATATTGTCTAATCTATTATCAACACTGCTTATTAAACGGTTTTGATTGACTTGACGGGTATTCGCTTTAATAGTTTTAGCTTTGCTAGTGCTGTGCTGTTTGTCGGAAATGGCCTGCACCTTTTTGGCTTGTTTTTGCTTTAAATGCTGCTCATAGTCATCGATAATGGTTTTAGCCTCACTCATGCTAATGTTGCGTTCAGCAGCAAGTTCTTTAATGGCCAACACTAGATTATTTTTCTCAACCATTTGAGCGATGTGTTTGGGCAGGTTATTTGTCTTTGACATAACAATTCTCTTAATGTAAAAAAGCACTTTAATAATTTAAAGTGCTTTTTGTCAATACAAGCCAGATTGGTTTAGCTCTGGGTAGAGCAAAGATTATTTATCTTTCCAACGCTGAATGGCTTCTTTGATAACTTCTTTAGCTTCAGCAACATCACCCCAAGACTCAACCACAGTTGTGCCTGGTTTTTTCAGGTCTTTGTAATGGCTGAAGTGGAATTCAAGCTGCTCGATTAAACGTTTTGGTAGATCTTCTAAGCTGTTGTAAGCGTTGCCAGTGGTGCGATCATCAGCTGGAACTACAACGATTTTGTCATCTACTTCGCCATCATCAACAAACTTCATTACACCGATAACTTTTGCTTTTAAGAAAACACCAGTGGTTAATGGCTCATCAGTAATAATTAGCGCATCTAACTCATCGCCATCTTCGTCAAGCGTTTGAGGGATGAAGCCATAGTTACAAGGCTTAGCAAAGATAGCAGGCTCAACACGGTCTAGCTCAAATACAGCCAGTTCACGGTTCCATTCGATTTTGTGGTTACTGCCTGTTGGGATTTCAACAACAACGTTAATCTCGCCGCCATCAACATCGCCTGCATCTAAAATTACGTTAAAATCTGCCATTTTGTTCTCCAATAACAGCGCTTCTGTGAGCACTAGGTGATGATTGTTTAAAAGTCCTGCTGATTATAACAATTTTTGACCGATTGCCAAGTTATGACAATATTCCAAAATAACATTTGTCAGCTTAAATTCGCTAAGGTTTAGTTTCAGGGGCTTATAAATAAAACCCATAAATATATTCATAACTATAAGCATAAATACAAGTACAAATAAAAAAAGCAAATAACCTAGGGCTATTTGCTTTTTTGTTCTAAGGCTCTATTTAAGCTTAGATCTTTTCTTGTACTTTTTCAGCAGATTTAGAAACGCCTTCGCCTGCTTTAGAAACGTCTTGGCCGAAACCTTTGAAAGTGTTGCAACCAGAAAGAACGATTAGAGCAGCGAAAGAGGCAAGAGCTAGCTTTTTCATAGTAAATCCTTAATATAAAGAATAAAAGTTTAGTGGGTCAAAAATAATGTTGTGCGTCAAGGATAACGCAAACTTGATATGCATAACCAGCCAAAATGAATAACCAGTTACTTATATTATACAATCATATCTTTCCTACAGCCATATTATCAACCGAACTTTTAACTGAATATAGAGTTGTTTGGTAACTCTATTGTATAAAAGTGTTGAAAATTAAACTTAATGCTGGATAACTTTAGTTTAATTTTATATAACCTAAATACAATCGATATCCTATAAGTTTTAGAAACATATCAGAGATATAGAAGATATCCTTGGTAACATATTATATTAATATTATGAATAACGACAACACATTAATGTGTGTAATTTATCTAAAACTGTCATAAAATTGTAAATTTAATTTTCATTGTAATGCAAATACGCTTAAGGGCAGATTTATGACCATCCATATTGTACTGGTACATCCTAGAATTCCAAATAATACCGGCAGCGCGATTCGCCTGTGTGCCAATACGGGGGCGCAGTTACATTTGGTTGAGCCGTTAGGCTTTGATTTAGAAGACAAAAAGTTGCGCCGGGCTGGTCTTGATTATCATGAATATGCCAATATGCAAGTACACAAAGACTGGGAGCAGGCTAAGCAGGCTCTAAATCAGGCAGGATGTGAGCGCATGGTGGCATTGACTACTAAGCTAAGTCACCCTTTTTACGAATATGATTTTGCGCAGACAGACAGTGGCGATAAGATTGAAAATATTGCTTTGGTATTTGGTTCTGAAACCGCAGGACTAGCCGATGATATCAGGGCAGATATCGGTGAGAAAAACTGGCTGCGCTTGCCAATGCTACCAGACTCACGCAGCCTTAATTTGGCAAACAGTGTCAGTATCTGTCTGTATGAGGTGTGGCGCCAGCAAGGCTTTGTTGGAGATGAGGGGCGCAGTACCGGCTATACTGAATTAACGCCGTACGACCCTAAATAACCGCTATGATCCTAAATAATAGGCAATGACTTGTCGTCGTAGGTAGCAGTAAGCAGCCAGATGTTAAGTAGGTTATAACCAAATCATAACCAAATTATA
Above is a window of Psychrobacter sp. FDAARGOS_221 DNA encoding:
- a CDS encoding lipase secretion chaperone, with translation MPNQSQQNSQKSFSIKAANPIVLALLFVSIIALLIWLFKSKESADNTDANIDNTKPVQAVNQSQNESDDVVTDEVIEDLDYTPDALTIGVENMPRSLQGTQVDGDLIVNEEYELVETRELRRLFDYFLSAQGEEDSDTINRRVESYISSRTPEPAASKAIDLYYQYLAYLQQLSTIDGKYGNQSKQANEMNVQRIKQQQREVQALRSKLFSKQANKAFFDEDDALVDYNAAMLSIAQDKSLTQAQKQQARDKYINQLPESAIKQHAKQQANIEQLLTRTQQLQQQGASQDQLFAMRSQMVGKEAAQRLAQLDAETADFDQRFEQYQAVKNKILTATKDEQSQQRQIDQLQNKLFSKTEQKRLTGYALFKQQQQ
- a CDS encoding inorganic diphosphatase is translated as MADFNVILDAGDVDGGEINVVVEIPTGSNHKIEWNRELAVFELDRVEPAIFAKPCNYGFIPQTLDEDGDELDALIITDEPLTTGVFLKAKVIGVMKFVDDGEVDDKIVVVPADDRTTGNAYNSLEDLPKRLIEQLEFHFSHYKDLKKPGTTVVESWGDVAEAKEVIKEAIQRWKDK
- a CDS encoding entericidin A/B family lipoprotein — encoded protein: MKKLALASFAALIVLSGCNTFKGFGQDVSKAGEGVSKSAEKVQEKI
- a CDS encoding tRNA (cytidine(34)-2'-O)-methyltransferase translates to MTIHIVLVHPRIPNNTGSAIRLCANTGAQLHLVEPLGFDLEDKKLRRAGLDYHEYANMQVHKDWEQAKQALNQAGCERMVALTTKLSHPFYEYDFAQTDSGDKIENIALVFGSETAGLADDIRADIGEKNWLRLPMLPDSRSLNLANSVSICLYEVWRQQGFVGDEGRSTGYTELTPYDPK